A region from the Hyalangium minutum genome encodes:
- a CDS encoding ABC transporter substrate-binding protein → MRAFGILSVSTLLLAGCSLTTAGGLSECETSADCGVEQVCTQNFCLPQPAGCGTIYGDTTDPNAVQIGAVLPLSLSATDPSAGQDTSEVQGLNAIRLALDELNEPGRNSRKITLHMCDTAFDAMRTADQTRWLVNEKKIVALLTAGSSQTLAAAAVTLPAGVLTMSSSATSPELTSKEDNTKVGLLWRTAPSDAIQGRVIANLLLNDARFNSVQKIGLLYLDKDSYGLGLFEVITERLRGSSKNVRPVPYLRKDENSMLNAVLQLDPFDPDITVVVGFEDDATFLVKRGLSTTNLKTGAGHRWFFSDSAKDAALLDDKEPDVRTEVQGANGTAPAQGAGQAFNSFQLRFIQKYGPDPRNFSFTSHAYDSMYLLGLGVAYSQASSGAVTGAKMAEGLTKVSSGSNPPIELTPTNFGKAASELAAGRSVDVEGASGSLQFDAAGEAPSPIELWKVEGSNFVAVENIPPPSP, encoded by the coding sequence ATGCGTGCGTTCGGAATCCTGAGTGTGTCCACCCTCCTGCTCGCGGGCTGCAGCCTCACCACTGCGGGCGGGCTGAGCGAGTGCGAGACCAGCGCCGACTGTGGCGTCGAGCAGGTCTGCACCCAGAACTTCTGCCTGCCGCAGCCCGCGGGCTGCGGCACGATCTACGGCGATACCACCGACCCGAACGCCGTGCAGATAGGCGCGGTGCTGCCCCTGAGCTTGAGCGCGACCGATCCGTCAGCCGGCCAGGACACGTCCGAGGTGCAAGGGCTCAACGCCATCCGGCTCGCGCTGGACGAGCTCAACGAGCCCGGCCGCAACAGCCGGAAGATCACCCTTCACATGTGCGACACCGCCTTCGATGCCATGCGCACGGCGGACCAGACCCGGTGGCTCGTCAATGAGAAGAAGATCGTCGCGCTGCTGACGGCGGGCAGCAGCCAGACACTGGCGGCCGCGGCCGTCACCCTGCCTGCGGGCGTGCTCACCATGAGCTCCAGCGCGACCTCGCCCGAGCTCACCTCGAAGGAGGACAACACCAAGGTGGGCCTGCTGTGGCGCACCGCTCCCTCGGACGCCATCCAGGGCCGTGTCATCGCCAACCTGCTGCTCAACGATGCGCGCTTCAACAGCGTGCAGAAGATCGGCCTGCTCTACCTGGACAAGGACTCCTACGGCCTGGGCCTCTTCGAGGTCATCACCGAGCGGCTGCGCGGCTCGAGCAAGAACGTCAGGCCCGTGCCCTACCTGCGCAAGGACGAGAACTCGATGCTCAACGCGGTGCTCCAGCTGGATCCGTTCGATCCGGACATCACCGTGGTGGTGGGCTTCGAGGATGACGCGACGTTCCTCGTGAAGCGCGGGCTGAGCACCACCAACCTGAAGACGGGCGCGGGCCACCGGTGGTTCTTCTCGGACAGCGCCAAGGACGCGGCGCTGCTGGACGACAAGGAGCCGGACGTGCGCACCGAAGTCCAGGGGGCCAACGGCACCGCGCCGGCCCAGGGCGCGGGCCAGGCGTTCAACTCCTTCCAGCTGCGCTTCATCCAGAAGTACGGCCCGGATCCGCGCAACTTCTCCTTCACCTCGCACGCCTATGACTCGATGTACCTGCTGGGGCTCGGAGTGGCCTACAGCCAGGCCTCCTCGGGCGCGGTGACGGGCGCGAAGATGGCGGAGGGGCTCACCAAGGTCTCCAGCGGCTCCAATCCGCCCATCGAGCTGACGCCCACCAACTTCGGCAAGGCCGCGAGCGAGCTGGCCGCCGGCCGCAGCGTGGACGTGGAGGGCGCCAGCGGCAGCCTCCAGTTCGACGCTGCGGGCGAGGCGCCCTCCCCCATCGAGCTGTGGAAGGTGGAGGGCAGCAACTTCGTGGCGGTGGAGAACATCCCTCCGCCGTCTCCGTAG
- a CDS encoding pyridoxal phosphate-dependent aminotransferase, whose protein sequence is MSSFSSRTLFSRTLNSLAKALAKRRAQGQPVIDLTESNPTRVGLPRPEPGLLATPEAYSYEPESTGLLPARQAVAAHLSSRGAKVSPEHVVLSASTSEAYSWLFKLLCDPGDNVLVPAPSYPLFQFLTQLEGVELKPYRLPRAHGFGLDVDTVAATRDLRSRAVLVVNPGNPTGHYLHEGELAALAELCAETDMALICDEVFSDFAWDTEPGRVTTVVGRSLPVLTFSLSGLSKVSGQPGLKLGWMHVGGPMAERDEALARLELIADTFLSVNTPVQQALPTLLAQAPRFQAAVLERVKENRQRLLAARPANATWDVIPAHGGWNAVLRIPMEPGEEATCLELLDAGVLVQPGYFYDFIGGAGLVLSLLPPPDAFATALVPLVRVLSR, encoded by the coding sequence GTGAGCAGCTTCTCTTCCCGAACTCTGTTCTCGCGGACGTTGAACTCCCTGGCCAAGGCCCTGGCGAAGCGCCGGGCCCAGGGGCAGCCGGTGATCGATCTCACCGAGTCCAACCCCACACGGGTGGGACTGCCCCGGCCAGAGCCAGGGCTGCTGGCCACGCCAGAGGCCTACTCCTACGAGCCGGAGTCCACGGGCCTGCTCCCGGCGCGGCAGGCGGTGGCGGCGCACCTGTCCTCCCGGGGGGCGAAGGTCTCCCCCGAGCACGTGGTGCTGTCCGCGAGCACCAGCGAGGCCTACTCCTGGCTCTTCAAGCTGCTGTGTGACCCAGGGGACAACGTGCTCGTCCCGGCACCCAGCTACCCGCTGTTCCAGTTCCTCACGCAGTTGGAGGGCGTGGAGCTGAAGCCCTACCGCCTGCCGCGTGCCCACGGCTTCGGGCTGGACGTGGACACGGTGGCCGCCACCCGGGACTTGCGCAGCCGCGCGGTGCTGGTGGTGAACCCGGGCAACCCCACGGGCCACTACCTCCACGAGGGCGAGCTGGCCGCGCTGGCGGAGCTGTGCGCCGAGACGGACATGGCGCTGATCTGCGACGAGGTCTTCTCCGACTTTGCGTGGGACACGGAGCCCGGTCGGGTGACGACGGTGGTGGGGCGCTCGCTGCCCGTGCTCACCTTCTCGCTCTCGGGGCTCTCCAAGGTGTCGGGGCAGCCGGGGCTCAAGCTGGGCTGGATGCACGTGGGCGGCCCCATGGCCGAGCGGGACGAGGCCCTGGCGCGGCTGGAGCTGATCGCGGACACCTTCCTCTCGGTGAATACGCCGGTGCAGCAAGCCCTGCCCACGCTGCTGGCGCAGGCGCCGCGCTTCCAGGCCGCGGTGCTGGAGCGGGTGAAGGAGAACCGGCAGCGGCTGCTGGCCGCGCGGCCCGCGAACGCCACGTGGGATGTCATCCCCGCGCATGGAGGCTGGAACGCGGTGCTGCGCATCCCCATGGAGCCCGGCGAGGAGGCCACGTGCCTGGAGCTCCTGGACGCAGGCGTGCTGGTGCAGCCGGGTTACTTCTACGACTTCATCGGCGGCGCAGGGCTGGTGCTGTCCCTGCTGCCGCCGCCGGACGCGTTCGCCACCGCGCTGGTGCCGCTCGTCCGGGTGCTCTCGCGGTAG
- the bioD gene encoding dethiobiotin synthase, whose translation MPGSFQIFVTGTDTGVGKTQASCALLSLLVDAGLQPQGFKPYESGCKPLSAPADTLAMRAAAQSELPVNLLCPHRFRAPLAPGVAARRLGQEPDWDVTLAAWEKLRHGPVVVEGAGGLFVPLDSKRDIIDLISVLRLPVLLVARAGLGTLNHTALSLRALAERGIPVRAVLLSRSTPSRDPSERDNRLLLEERHGVQVLGPVSFHRDARRRHTAFREALRPLLPHRARGR comes from the coding sequence GTGCCCGGGTCCTTCCAGATCTTCGTCACCGGCACGGACACCGGCGTTGGCAAGACGCAGGCCTCGTGCGCGCTGCTGTCCCTGCTCGTGGACGCTGGGCTGCAGCCCCAGGGCTTCAAGCCCTACGAGAGCGGGTGCAAGCCCCTCTCCGCTCCCGCCGACACGCTCGCGATGCGCGCGGCGGCCCAGAGCGAGCTGCCCGTGAACCTGCTGTGTCCCCACCGCTTCCGTGCGCCTCTGGCCCCCGGAGTGGCCGCTCGACGCCTGGGGCAGGAGCCGGACTGGGACGTCACGCTCGCCGCGTGGGAGAAGCTCCGGCACGGTCCCGTGGTGGTCGAGGGCGCTGGCGGCCTCTTCGTCCCGCTCGACTCGAAGCGGGACATCATCGACCTGATCAGCGTCCTACGGCTCCCTGTGCTGCTGGTGGCGCGGGCGGGGCTGGGCACCCTCAATCATACAGCCCTGTCGCTGCGAGCCCTGGCCGAGCGAGGCATCCCCGTGCGCGCCGTGCTGCTGAGCCGGAGCACCCCTTCGCGTGATCCTTCGGAGCGCGACAACCGCCTGCTGCTGGAAGAGCGACACGGAGTTCAAGTGCTCGGTCCAGTTTCTTTCCACCGCGATGCACGCCGTCGTCACACCGCGTTCCGCGAGGCCCTGCGTCCGCTTCTCCCTCATCGCGCGCGAGGCCGGTAA
- the bioF gene encoding 8-amino-7-oxononanoate synthase, which produces MSAGIASAWAREDLEALAGRGLRRFLEPLESPQGALVRVGGETLINFSSNDYLGLATSPTLRAAAIAALERQGVGTGASRVVVGDSTAHQRLEARLAAFERSEAVLLFNTGFAANTGTIPALVGSGDAVFSDALNHASLVDGCRLSRARTVVYPHADAEALARALAETPARRKLVVTDTVFSMDGDVAPLREILAACREHGAALMVDEAHATGVLGVRGAGLCEELGIEAEVDLRVGTLSKALGCLGGYVATSRAVADLLLNRARPFVFSTSLPAALCAAAEAAVEEVEKDDTLRAKLWRNIRRFAKGLRELGLPAEQRSAIFPVIIGEPDAAIDAARRCREKGLLVKAIRPPTVPEGTSRLRFCLSAAHTEGHLDLALEVLRQLGVHRGG; this is translated from the coding sequence ATGAGCGCTGGGATTGCCTCGGCATGGGCCCGGGAGGACCTGGAGGCCCTCGCCGGCCGAGGCCTGCGCCGCTTCCTGGAGCCCCTGGAGTCTCCCCAGGGCGCCTTGGTGCGCGTGGGCGGGGAGACGCTGATCAACTTCTCTTCGAATGACTACCTGGGGCTGGCGACCTCGCCTACCTTGCGCGCCGCAGCCATCGCGGCCCTGGAGCGTCAGGGCGTGGGCACGGGCGCCAGCCGCGTCGTGGTAGGAGACAGCACCGCGCACCAGCGCCTGGAGGCCCGGCTCGCCGCCTTCGAGCGCTCCGAGGCCGTCCTCCTCTTCAACACGGGCTTCGCTGCCAACACCGGCACCATCCCCGCGCTCGTGGGCTCGGGGGATGCCGTGTTCTCCGATGCGCTCAACCACGCCTCGCTCGTGGATGGCTGCCGCCTGTCCCGCGCGCGCACCGTCGTCTATCCGCACGCGGATGCCGAGGCGCTCGCCCGCGCCCTCGCGGAGACCCCCGCGCGCCGCAAGCTCGTCGTCACTGACACCGTGTTCTCGATGGATGGCGACGTGGCTCCACTGCGCGAGATCCTCGCGGCTTGCCGGGAGCACGGAGCTGCACTGATGGTGGATGAAGCCCACGCTACGGGTGTCCTGGGCGTCCGGGGTGCTGGGCTGTGTGAGGAACTGGGCATCGAGGCAGAGGTGGACCTGCGCGTGGGCACGCTGAGCAAGGCGCTCGGGTGCCTGGGTGGGTACGTCGCCACTTCTCGCGCCGTGGCCGACCTGCTGCTCAACCGTGCGCGCCCCTTCGTGTTCTCTACCTCGCTGCCCGCGGCCCTCTGTGCCGCCGCTGAGGCCGCGGTGGAGGAGGTGGAGAAGGACGACACCCTGCGCGCGAAGCTGTGGCGCAACATCCGCCGCTTCGCCAAGGGCTTGCGCGAGCTGGGGCTCCCCGCCGAGCAGCGCAGCGCCATCTTCCCCGTCATCATCGGCGAGCCGGATGCCGCCATCGACGCCGCGCGCCGCTGCCGGGAGAAGGGCCTGCTGGTGAAGGCCATCCGCCCGCCCACCGTCCCCGAGGGCACCAGCCGCTTGCGCTTCTGCCTCTCGGCGGCCCACACCGAAGGCCATCTCGATCTCGCGCTGGAGGTGCTGCGCCAGCTCGGAGTCCACCGTGGCGGATAG
- the bioB gene encoding biotin synthase BioB translates to MSDAAESFHGHAHFAAPPPGVTVRHDWTLPEVRALYELPLLELIHKAQTVHRSVFQENKVQLCSLLSIKTGGCPEDCSYCPQAARYKTGVKAEKLMAVGEVLEAAQRARSAGATRFCMGAAWREVKDGPQFDSVLEMVKGVRRLGMEACATLGMLTESQAQRLREAGLSAYNHNLDTSAEHYGDIISTRTYEDRLRTLDRVRQAGISVCSGGIIGLGESVDDRCKLLLTLANQEVHPESVPINALVAVEGTPLSEQKRVETVEMVRTIATARILMPLSMVRLSAGRMQMNEEAQLLCMLAGANSLFFGEKLLTTGNPEYTQDMALLEKAGIRPLEPDMSR, encoded by the coding sequence ATGTCCGACGCCGCCGAGTCCTTCCACGGCCACGCCCACTTCGCCGCTCCCCCGCCGGGAGTCACCGTCCGGCATGACTGGACGCTGCCCGAGGTCCGCGCTCTCTACGAGCTGCCGCTCCTGGAGCTGATCCACAAGGCGCAGACGGTGCACCGCTCCGTGTTTCAGGAGAACAAGGTGCAGCTGTGCTCGCTGCTGTCCATCAAGACGGGCGGCTGCCCCGAGGACTGCTCGTACTGCCCGCAGGCGGCTCGCTACAAGACGGGCGTCAAGGCCGAGAAGCTGATGGCGGTGGGGGAGGTGCTGGAGGCTGCCCAGCGCGCCCGGTCCGCCGGGGCCACCCGCTTCTGCATGGGCGCCGCATGGCGCGAGGTGAAGGACGGCCCGCAGTTCGACAGCGTGCTGGAGATGGTGAAGGGCGTGCGGCGGCTGGGCATGGAGGCGTGCGCCACGTTGGGCATGCTCACCGAGAGCCAGGCCCAGCGGCTGCGCGAGGCGGGCCTGTCCGCCTACAACCACAACCTGGACACTTCGGCCGAGCACTACGGCGACATCATCTCCACGCGCACCTATGAGGATCGGCTGCGCACCCTGGATCGCGTGCGGCAGGCGGGCATCTCCGTGTGCTCAGGCGGCATCATCGGCCTGGGCGAGTCCGTGGATGACCGGTGCAAGCTGCTGCTGACGCTGGCGAACCAGGAGGTCCACCCCGAGTCCGTGCCCATCAACGCGCTGGTGGCGGTGGAGGGCACGCCGCTGTCGGAGCAGAAGCGCGTGGAGACGGTGGAGATGGTGCGCACCATTGCCACGGCGCGCATTCTGATGCCGCTGTCCATGGTGCGCCTGTCGGCCGGCCGCATGCAGATGAACGAGGAGGCGCAGCTGCTGTGCATGCTGGCGGGCGCCAACTCGCTCTTCTTCGGCGAGAAGCTGCTGACCACGGGCAACCCCGAGTACACCCAGGACATGGCCCTGCTGGAGAAGGCGGGCATCCGGCCGCTCGAGCCGGACATGTCGCGCTAG
- a CDS encoding cytochrome P450, with protein sequence MTERRNLMSPEIRANPYPFYAELRRDSPVAQVDPGGLWAVSRYEDILGALKNPKLFSSAGLRLAAEPPWAGRPNPMSASIIFMDDPKQHGRLRGLINRAFGPTALARLEPRIRAVAEELTTRVLSRRQVDFVEDFALPLPASVIGTLMGLEPELYPRFKQWSDDIVAVSVTQPGDTELLAQYRRTVDEMEQYLSEVIARRRKTPGDDMVSDLLSSRIEGEALTDKDLMGFLFLLLVAGLETTVHLLGNSARLLAEHPDVLARLRADRALIPAFLEEVLRFEPPVHSTMRLCTEDTTLAGVSLPRGSVLALLLASGLRDERYCADGDRFSLDRKGPHNMAFGHGMHFCLGAALARMEGRVALEVLLPQCSALARRSEALEWNLSMTVRGVRALPLEVRPA encoded by the coding sequence GTGACTGAACGACGCAATCTGATGTCGCCCGAGATCCGGGCCAATCCGTACCCTTTCTATGCCGAGCTGCGCCGGGATTCCCCGGTGGCCCAGGTGGATCCCGGCGGGCTGTGGGCCGTGAGCCGTTATGAGGACATCCTCGGCGCCCTCAAGAACCCAAAGCTCTTCTCGTCCGCGGGGCTGCGGCTGGCGGCGGAGCCACCGTGGGCCGGACGCCCCAACCCCATGTCCGCCTCCATCATCTTCATGGATGATCCGAAGCAGCACGGGCGCCTGCGAGGCCTGATCAACCGCGCCTTTGGCCCCACGGCCCTGGCCCGGCTCGAGCCGCGCATCCGCGCCGTGGCCGAGGAGCTCACCACCCGCGTCCTGTCCCGTCGGCAGGTGGACTTTGTTGAGGATTTCGCTCTGCCGCTGCCTGCGAGCGTCATCGGCACCCTGATGGGGCTGGAGCCCGAGTTGTACCCCCGCTTCAAGCAGTGGTCGGACGACATCGTTGCCGTCAGCGTCACCCAGCCGGGAGACACCGAGCTGCTGGCGCAGTACCGGCGCACGGTGGACGAGATGGAGCAGTACCTCTCGGAGGTCATCGCGCGCCGCCGGAAGACCCCAGGCGACGACATGGTGAGTGACTTGCTGAGCTCTCGCATCGAGGGCGAGGCGCTCACCGACAAGGATCTGATGGGCTTCCTGTTCCTGCTGCTGGTGGCCGGGCTGGAGACGACGGTGCACTTGCTCGGGAACTCCGCAAGGCTTCTCGCCGAGCACCCGGACGTCTTGGCCCGGCTCCGCGCGGACCGCGCCCTCATCCCCGCGTTCCTCGAGGAGGTGCTTCGCTTCGAGCCGCCTGTGCACAGCACCATGCGCCTGTGCACCGAGGACACGACGCTGGCCGGTGTCTCCCTGCCTCGTGGGAGCGTGCTCGCGCTGCTGCTGGCCTCGGGCCTGCGGGACGAGCGCTACTGCGCCGACGGTGATCGCTTCAGCCTGGACCGGAAGGGGCCCCACAACATGGCGTTCGGCCACGGCATGCACTTCTGCCTCGGCGCGGCCCTGGCCCGGATGGAGGGGCGCGTGGCCCTGGAGGTGCTCCTGCCCCAGTGCTCGGCGCTGGCCCGCCGCTCCGAGGCGCTCGAGTGGAACCTCTCCATGACGGTCCGCGGCGTGCGGGCGCTCCCCCTGGAAGTCCGCCCCGCCTGA